AATTGAAACTTTCTCTTTGTTACAAGTGATTTGGATATTATATAAATGATCGTATTCCACGCTTAGATTCTTGAGTATCAAAAACTTTTCGTGTGACTTAAAATTTTCATATAGCCATTCTAACGGTTTAATAATAACCTCATGGATACCAGAACCATTTACTTCTCTTACTTCATTTAAATCATAATAGAATATTGTTCCTTGAGGAGCTTCTTTCATTAATTCAATTATTTTTTCTTTTAGTGGTACAGTAGGTCTTCTACCTACAAGATCAATAAAATTATCTTCTTGTGTCAATAAACTGATAAGACGCATAGCATCCACCATTCACTTTATTTTTTTGATTTCAATTTAGAAATTGAAATCTATCTTTATATTAAGGCATTAATTAAATGCGGTCAAGCTTTTATTAATGCATATTAATAATAATATAATAATAGGTACCAAAATAATATTCTCCTGATTCTAATGTCTCTACCTTATCAGGAAATACTTGATACGCGCTGTTATGAGTCCTAACGTAGAATTGAGATATCAGAGACCAGTCAAAGGTTCTTTGCTTAACTTCCATAAGACCTCTTCCTCTATCCTCATCTTCAACGCCGCTAGCTTTTGTAAGTATTGCTTTAGACACAACATCATGTGAGGAATTATGTGGTACGAGATCTTTAAGAGTTTTAACTATCCCTTTTCCAAAATCACATATAGCGATTTCAACCTTCTTTTTTTGAGGATAATATTGAACACAAGGAAAGCAAGGAGTTCCACCATGTTCAATTGAGTTATTTGCCAACTCTCCTATAATACTTGCAATATCCGATACTCTATTAGGTGCCAGCCTTCCTTTCATGATATCACGTATCGATTTTTGCAAAGGGCCTACTTCTCTGTAATTTTTTACTCTCTGAAGCTCAAATAGAGCTTTTGTTTGAACGTTCCGGTGCCTATTATAATATTTATCCATATCGCAATGAGTCTCGAAAGCTGTTTTAACTTCGATTGGACATATCTCGAAAAAATCCATTCTTTCGAGATAACCAATTACTTTATCCGCAGACTCATTATCAGGTATAGATATTCTAATATCGTATCGAGAATATAATTTGTAAAAAGTTGCAGCTAAAGCTGCACACCCAACCGGAGAAACCCATTTTAAACTACTTAGATCTATCTTTATTCTTTCATTATGTTCTGTACTTCGATAAATAGTAGCACAACGATTTAGCCACTCATGAACATCTTCAATACTTTTTAAATTACTAGGGGATATTAGTTGCACTTATTTTCATTCCACCTTTAGTTTTATTGCCAGTATGATAACATTATAAATCGATCGGGATATAATACCCAGTAAAAATTTTGATAGATGATAAATAAGTCTAGAATTCCCTATATATAAAGGTGTATAAATCGATTATATTGTATTTCCATTTGAAAAAGTAGTAATTTACGGCTCTTAGTCCGCCTTCCTACATATTTGTATTGTATCCAGCTTTTTACTTCGCCTCGTTTGGTATAACAACCAGCCCGTAAACGCTTTAATAATTATCTCTTCAAACGAGGCATGTTTGTTGTTTGTGAGGAAGGAGTAGGCAGGTATAAATATTATTATTATAATTAACCATTTACTCTAGTTTTAGATTACTAATCATAAAAGATATTTGGTCATTTTTTGTGTTAAGTTGTAATACAAGAGGGTGGAATTGATAAATATATTCTTTGAACTTATTGTAGCCATCTCCAATGTTAAATAACGATCCAAATAACTGAATTTTTTCTTCATCTTTTGTAGGAATAGTTAAAGTTATATTTATCGCTTCCCTAGATTCAATTATGTCTAAATATATTTCATTTGCACTATCAATTATATAATAATCAAAAAAACCTGATTTTTTATATCTCTTAAGTTCATTAACAATATTTTCGAAGTAGTCTTTGTTTTCATATGAGAATGAAAGATATGGAAAACAACTCGTTTCATTTTTTTCAGATCCATATAGACCCACTGAAAAATTATTCGATATAACATTTAAATTAATATCCATTGTTACATCGTTAATATTTAATATAGCATGATTTGGATTAATAATATTTAACGATATAAGATTATAATATGACTCTCCAATATCTGTTATTAAAATATTCCCTTGGGATTTCTCTCCTTTTTCAGTAAAGACACTTAAATAATGGCTTAAAAAAATTTCAAAATAAGTTTTAGCGTTTAATCTACTATCTACACATATATAGCTGATCGCAATTCCCAAAAGAGTCTCAAAATTACTCGGATCAATCTTTAAACAACGAATGAAATAAGTGATTGCATTATTGAAATCACCGTAATATCTATAAATTTCTCCTATTCTAGCATAAGCTTGATAACATTAAGGATTAATTTTAAGTGCCTTATTACTATGATTTTTCGCAGCATCCATTCTTCCCTGTACAAAATATAGCTGGCTGATATTTATATGCGCACTAATATAATCTTCGTCTACTATTAAACATTTTTTATAAAAATCCAATGCTAGCTGATTATCGCCCTGTTGGGAATAAATATATGCTAAGTTATAATAACATTCAGGGATATCTTGATTTATTTCAAGTACCTGATAAAAAAATAGCTATCGCCTTATCAAACTGCTTTAATTCAGCTAAATTATTCACTTTAATAATTAACGCTTCAGCGTTATTTGGATTCCCACTTAATATTCTTTCAATATGTTTAATAGACTGATTATAATCACCTATATAATTTAATAAGATAGAGCATTGTAGAGTCAAATTTTCGCTTTCAAATATCTGATTCAAACTATTGAATATTTCATATGCTTGTTTATATTTTTTTTCAGAGGTTAATTCTTCAGCTTCCTTATATTTTTCTTTATACTTATCAAGGGGTAGCGTCAGGAAAATGCGGATTTACAACGTTAAGGAAATCAAAATATAAAAAGTCTAATTTCTC
The sequence above is a segment of the Psychrobacillus sp. FSL K6-2836 genome. Coding sequences within it:
- a CDS encoding tetratricopeptide repeat protein, whose product is MTLQCSILLNYIGDYNQSIKHIERILSGNPNNAEALIIKVNNLAELKQFDKAIAIFLSGT
- a CDS encoding tetratricopeptide repeat protein; the protein is MNQDIPECYYNLAYIYSQQGDNQLALDFYKKCLIVDEDYISAHINISQLYFVQGRMDAAKNHSNKALKINP